A region from the Mucilaginibacter sp. CSA2-8R genome encodes:
- a CDS encoding helix-turn-helix domain-containing protein, giving the protein MPDTDIPLHVLPELPFLASDEQTAFGEHSADHRIDFFAVIWFTQDDGEHYIDFEAYPICKNTVYLLSKNQVHAIPSQQLPRAKVMVFSTDFFHRVEEPFLRQLFLPFDNVGITIPGHMQVPLEKLFDLILLENQGQADINLLLKYTTAFLWHLYRFSAQRFSLEAGEDHRMVKLFQLMEVHYKEGRSASYYAAQIGLTAKRINEILRQRTGFTISQLLYQFLVIEAKREIYHNRLSIKEIAYQLGFSDQSYFARFFKKHTGLTPEQFRESQHSAYKT; this is encoded by the coding sequence ATGCCTGACACTGATATCCCACTGCATGTACTACCCGAACTGCCATTTCTGGCTTCGGACGAGCAAACGGCTTTTGGTGAGCATAGTGCCGATCACCGCATTGATTTTTTTGCAGTGATCTGGTTTACTCAGGATGATGGCGAACACTATATTGATTTCGAGGCTTATCCTATCTGTAAAAACACTGTTTACCTGTTGAGCAAAAACCAGGTGCACGCCATTCCGTCGCAGCAACTGCCCCGTGCTAAAGTAATGGTGTTTTCTACCGATTTTTTTCATCGGGTAGAGGAGCCGTTCCTCCGGCAACTATTTTTGCCTTTTGATAATGTTGGAATCACTATTCCAGGCCACATGCAAGTGCCGCTGGAGAAATTATTTGACCTGATCTTGCTCGAAAATCAAGGACAGGCTGATATCAACTTGTTATTGAAATACACCACGGCTTTTCTGTGGCATCTGTATCGCTTTTCAGCGCAGCGTTTCAGTTTGGAAGCAGGAGAGGACCACCGGATGGTTAAACTGTTTCAGCTGATGGAGGTTCATTATAAAGAAGGCAGGTCGGCCAGCTACTACGCAGCACAAATAGGCCTTACGGCCAAACGGATTAATGAGATTTTGCGTCAACGGACAGGTTTTACCATCAGTCAGCTGCTGTACCAGTTTTTAGTGATCGAAGCTAAACGCGAAATCTATCACAACCGGTTATCCATTAAAGAAATTGCTTACCAGCTCGGTTTTTCGGATCAGTCTTATTTTGCCAGGTTTTTTAAAAAACATACCGGCCTCACACCCGAGCAGTTCAGAGAGTCGCAGCATTCTGCATATAAAACCTGA